From Nicotiana tabacum cultivar K326 chromosome 22, ASM71507v2, whole genome shotgun sequence, one genomic window encodes:
- the LOC142176342 gene encoding uncharacterized protein LOC142176342 yields the protein MDYLDFLYSGKGNLSRMYDVCQTFYHPSMQDRSLTTYFSEFKKVYDELNVILPFSPDVKVQQAQREQLAVMSFLFGLSPEFEGAKSQILSGTAISSLKEAFTRVLRTEKSHPGPTATIDSGALLSRVQKNRSHSNRNRSSDSRDLKQGEVECFYCHELGHTIRYCVKLQNKNKRSQYANIATSETISPSQSSSPPINTIPESGKTTKCLLSSSSKWVIDSGATDHMTGSYDEADYW from the exons ATGGATTATTTAGATTTTTTGTACTCTGGCAAAGGAAACTTGTCTCGCATGTATGATGTGTGCCAGACATTTTACCATCCATCCATGCAAGATCGCTCTCTCACCACTTACTTCTCAGAGTTTAAGAAGGTGTATGATGAGCTTAATGTTATATTGCCGTTTAGTCCAGATGTGAAGGTACAACAGGCTCAGCGTGAACAACTGGCGGTCATGAGTTTCCTTTTTGGTCTTTCTCCCGAATTTGAAGGGGCCAAATCGCAGATTTTATCTGGGACTGCTATCTCTTCCTTGAAAGAGGCCTTTACAAGAGTGTTGCGTACTGAAAAGTCTCATCCAGGTCCGACAGCCACGATCGATAGTGGTGCTCTGCTTAGCCGCGTCCAAAAGAATAGGAGTCATAGTAATCGCAATCGGAGTAGCGATAGTCGAGACCTAAAGCAAGGGGAAGTTGAATGTTTTTATTGTCATGAGCTCGGTCATACCATACGTTATTGTGTGAAGCTTCAGAATAAGAACAAAAGATCTCAGTATGCCAACATCGCCACTTCCGAGACTATTTCACCATCTCAGTCATCATCTCCTCCTATCAATACTATCCCCGAGTCAGGTAAAACCACTAAGTGTCTCCTCTCTTCGTCATCCAAATGGGTCATTGATTCTGGTGCCACAGATCATATGACAG GATCTTACGACGAAGCAGATTATTGGTAA